In Streptacidiphilus sp. P02-A3a, the DNA window CGGGTGCTGGAGCGCTACCACGCCCAGTTCGTCCGGGCCGGGGCCCGGCTGGACGCGGCCGAGCAGACCCGGCTGCGGGAGCTCAACGCCGAGCTGGCCGCCGCGAGCACCACCTTCGAGCAGAACCTCTTCGCCGACACCCGGGCCGCCGCGCTGGTCGTGGAGTCCGCCGAGGAGCTGTCCGGACTCTCCGCGGACGCCCTCGCCGCCGCCGCCGAGAACGGCCGCGCCCGCGGCCACGACGGCGCGTACCTGATCAGCCTGAAGAACTTCTCCAACCAGACCGAGCTGGCCGCCCTGGACGACCCCGAGGTCCGCCGTCGGCTGCTCGACGCCTCGCTGGCCCGCGGCATCGAGTCCAACGGCCCGCTGGCCGCGCGGATGGCGGTGCTGCGCGCCGAGCGCGCCGCGCTGCTCGGCTTCGCCAGCCACGCCGCCTACGAGGTCGCCGACCAGACGGCGGGCACCACCGAGGCGGTGGAGGCGATGCTCGGCGGCCTGGTCGCGCCCGCCGTCGCCAACGCCCGGCAGGAGGCCCGGGCCCTGGCCGAGAGCGCCGGGGTGGACCGGATCGAGGCCGCCGACTGGCAGTACTACTCGGAGAAGGTCCGCAAGGCCCGGTTCGACGTCGACGCCGCCGCCATGCGCCCCTACCTGGAGCTGGAGTCGGTGCTCCGGGACGGCGTCTTCCACGCCGCCGGACTGGTCTACGGGCTGACCTTCACCGAGCGCCCCGACCTGGTCGGCTACCACCCCGACGCCCGGGTGTTCGAGGTCACCGACAGCGACGGCAGCCCGCTCGGCCTGTACCTCGGCGACTTCCACGCCCGCTCCTCCAAGCGCGGCGGGGCCTGGATGAACGAACTGGTCGGCCAGTCCCACCTGCTGGACCAGCGCCCGGTGGTGGTCAACAACCTCAACATCGCCAAGCCTCCGGCCGGTGAGCCCGCGCTGCTCACCTGGGACGAGGTCACCACCCTGTTCCACGAGTTCGGCCACGCGCTGCACGGCCTGCTCTCCGACGTCCGCTACCCGCTGGTGGCCGGGACCGGGGTGCCGCGCGACTTCGTCGAGTACCCCTCGCAGGTCAACGAGATGTGGTCGGAGTGGCCCGAGGTGCGGGACAACTTCGCCCGGCACCACGTCACCGGCGAGCCGATGCCGACCGAACTGGTCACCCGGATGAAGGACGCCGCGAACTTCGGCGAGGGCTTCCGCACCGTCGAGTACCTGGCCGCCGCGCTGCTCGACTGGGCCTGGCACACCCTGCCCGCCGGGGCCGACCCCGGCGACCCGTCGGCCTTCGAGGCGGCGGCGCTGCGGCGGTACGGCCTCGACCTGGACGCGGTTCCGCCGCGCTACCGCACCGGCTACTTCGCGCACGTCTTCGCGGGCGGCTACGCGGCCGGGTACTACGGCTACATCTGGTCCGAGGTGCTGGACGCCGACACCGTCGAGTGGTTCAAGGAGAACGGGCGGCCGATCCGCGAGAGCGGTGAGGTCTTCCGGCGCCAACTGCTCGCCCGGGGCGGTAGCGTCGACTCGATGGGCGCGTTCGCGGGCTTCCGCGGCCGGGCCCCGGAGATCGCCCCCCTGCTCGCGCGGCGCGGCCTGACCGGCTGACCGAAGGCGACCGCGCCCGCCGGGTTGCTTCCCGGCGGGCGCAGTCGGGTAACGTGCGGCAACGCCCCCTGACAGCGTCCGGTGACGCGGGGCCCGTGCCGTGGAGCCCACGTGACGCTCCCGGCGCCGTACACCCCACCCTTGCCAGACGGAGGTAGCACCTTGCGGATCGGCGCGCTGCTCGCCCCACCGGCGCCCCGGCTGCGCCTGCTCGCGGGGCGCGAGGAGCTGGACCGGGTGGTCTCCGGAGTGATGACCACCGACCTGAGCGACCCCGGCCGCTACCTGCACGGCGGCGAGCTGGTGCTCACCGGGATGCTCTGGCGCACCGGCCCGGACGACTCCGAGCGCTTCGTCCGGGTGCTGGCCGCCGCCGGGGCGGTCGGCCTGGCCGCGGGCGAGGCCGAGGTCGGCCCGGTCCCGGAGGACCTGGTCGCGGCCTGCGAGCGGCACCGGATGCCGCTGTTCGCGGTCCCCGACGACGTCGCCTTCGGCCAGGTCACCGAGTTCGTGGTGCGCCAGGTCTCGGCCGACCGCGCGGCCGACCTGTCCGCGCTGGTGGACCGGCACCGGGTGCTGATGTCCACCTCCGGCGGCGCGGGCCTGGACGCCGTCCTGGAACTCCTCGGCGGCGACCTCGACCTGGACTGCTGGGTGCTCACCCCCAGCGGCCGGGTCATCGCCGGACCACCTGATCGGCTCAACGACGCGGAACGCGACCAGCTGGCCCGCGCCCACCTGGACGCCCGCCGTCGGCGCGGCCCCTCGGGCCGGACCCGGATCGGCGGGCGGCCGTTCTCGCTGCTGCCGGTCGTCGCCGAGGCCACCCCGGGCACCAGCCCGCTCTCCGAGTGGCTGC includes these proteins:
- a CDS encoding M3 family metallopeptidase; amino-acid sequence: MTTETTGDNPFLLPSGLPFQLPPFAEIREEHYLPAFTLGMSEQLAEVAAIAADPEPATFENTVAALERSGALLRRVSLVFFNQSSSDTTDGVQEIDAAISPRLAAHDDAIHLDPALFARLDALHTRRAELGLDAESLRVLERYHAQFVRAGARLDAAEQTRLRELNAELAAASTTFEQNLFADTRAAALVVESAEELSGLSADALAAAAENGRARGHDGAYLISLKNFSNQTELAALDDPEVRRRLLDASLARGIESNGPLAARMAVLRAERAALLGFASHAAYEVADQTAGTTEAVEAMLGGLVAPAVANARQEARALAESAGVDRIEAADWQYYSEKVRKARFDVDAAAMRPYLELESVLRDGVFHAAGLVYGLTFTERPDLVGYHPDARVFEVTDSDGSPLGLYLGDFHARSSKRGGAWMNELVGQSHLLDQRPVVVNNLNIAKPPAGEPALLTWDEVTTLFHEFGHALHGLLSDVRYPLVAGTGVPRDFVEYPSQVNEMWSEWPEVRDNFARHHVTGEPMPTELVTRMKDAANFGEGFRTVEYLAAALLDWAWHTLPAGADPGDPSAFEAAALRRYGLDLDAVPPRYRTGYFAHVFAGGYAAGYYGYIWSEVLDADTVEWFKENGRPIRESGEVFRRQLLARGGSVDSMGAFAGFRGRAPEIAPLLARRGLTG